Proteins encoded by one window of Candidatus Nitrosocosmicus hydrocola:
- a CDS encoding signal peptidase I, producing the protein MSKKNKDNKRKDIKIIIIIVVIFAIAFISIRTILSDSNPFYVVASGSMIPVLNVNDLIIVWAKDNNTSFASANIGDIIVFKAPDPSEENKTIVHRVSAIIENGNNLTGNVILCAPIAVNEVIQEKTILTKGDANECSIPGIDFPITQENYVGKVVYTIPQVGIIPQVLKPPVNYIIMAIIAGLLIFSFIHGSKKDKQEEKEKLKDE; encoded by the coding sequence TTGTCAAAAAAGAATAAAGATAACAAGAGAAAGGATATCAAGATAATTATTATTATTGTAGTTATATTTGCCATAGCATTTATTTCAATCAGAACTATTTTATCAGATTCAAACCCTTTCTACGTGGTTGCAAGTGGTAGTATGATTCCAGTGTTAAATGTAAATGATCTTATAATAGTATGGGCAAAGGACAATAACACATCTTTTGCTAGTGCAAATATTGGAGACATTATTGTTTTTAAGGCGCCTGATCCTAGCGAAGAAAATAAAACTATAGTTCATAGAGTTTCTGCCATTATTGAAAATGGAAACAACTTGACGGGTAACGTAATCCTCTGTGCACCAATTGCCGTAAATGAAGTGATACAAGAAAAAACAATACTGACCAAAGGAGATGCGAATGAATGCTCAATTCCTGGTATTGATTTTCCAATAACGCAGGAGAATTACGTTGGAAAAGTAGTCTATACTATTCCGCAGGTAGGGATAATACCTCAAGTGCTAAAACCTCCAGTAAATTACATTATTATGGCAATTATAGCTGGATTACTAATTTTTTCATTTATTCATGGAAGCAAGAAAGATAAACAAGAAGAAAAAGAAAAATTAAAAGATGAGTGA
- a CDS encoding PUA domain-containing protein: protein MQRYRFPNTREETILKRAYSNWNIFEVYDKEKLIVAPLITPTPAPTFVKTTNTKKTGLQASNPYFQNNTKSINPTNMSKNLEKNPNYVDNPNFSKIYLWAQPSPLEHDNLLLKLHPVLMGIQIGVIKGKKFFPGLNFAELVLNYHRNNTCLEFPYIVVNDKAANLVCFGRDIMGNSLVSYYDKIKDNQLLIILNENNEVLGLGRSRFASPLLSRPNVITVDTIENIGTFYLQNENKSLKEKH from the coding sequence GTGCAGCGGTATAGATTTCCAAATACTAGAGAAGAGACGATTCTAAAACGAGCATATTCGAATTGGAATATTTTTGAAGTGTATGATAAAGAAAAATTGATTGTTGCACCTCTAATAACACCAACACCAGCGCCAACATTTGTAAAGACAACTAATACAAAAAAGACCGGTTTGCAAGCTAGCAATCCCTATTTTCAAAACAACACGAAATCCATTAATCCCACAAATATGAGTAAAAATCTAGAAAAAAACCCCAATTATGTTGATAACCCTAACTTTAGCAAGATTTACCTTTGGGCTCAACCATCTCCTCTAGAACATGATAATTTGTTATTAAAATTACATCCCGTTTTGATGGGGATCCAAATAGGTGTAATCAAAGGGAAAAAATTTTTTCCCGGATTAAATTTTGCTGAATTAGTACTAAACTATCATAGAAATAATACCTGTCTTGAATTTCCATATATAGTTGTGAACGATAAAGCTGCAAACTTGGTTTGTTTTGGCAGGGATATTATGGGCAATTCACTTGTTTCTTATTATGATAAAATCAAAGATAATCAATTATTGATAATCCTAAATGAAAACAATGAGGTTTTGGGATTAGGACGATCAAGATTTGCTAGTCCATTACTGAGTCGACCAAACGTAATTACTGTTGACACAATAGAGAATATCGGGACTTTTTATTTACAGAATGAGAATAAGAGCTTAAAAGAGAAACACTAA
- a CDS encoding DUF367 family protein — MSDSGRVQFGLAVLMYRQDDPDKCTASRLVKFHMANEVRRIPASFIVLNPYSDKLLTCLDAKSFKGICGIDCSWRLASKVIHAPKKYSNNRKLPALLAGNPTNYAKLGMLSTVEAISGALYIMGFKTRSNEILNKFRWGHTFMDLNSEILEDYSKALDDDEIKVIEKEYFPNYFI, encoded by the coding sequence ATGAGTGACTCTGGTAGGGTTCAATTTGGATTAGCCGTCTTGATGTACAGACAAGACGACCCAGACAAATGTACTGCCTCCAGACTGGTTAAATTTCATATGGCAAATGAGGTACGAAGGATTCCTGCCTCTTTTATTGTATTAAATCCCTATTCAGATAAACTACTTACTTGTCTTGATGCAAAGAGCTTTAAGGGTATTTGTGGGATTGATTGTTCTTGGAGGCTTGCATCCAAAGTAATTCATGCTCCAAAGAAATATTCTAATAATAGGAAACTCCCAGCACTACTTGCTGGAAATCCCACTAATTATGCAAAACTAGGAATGCTTTCCACAGTCGAAGCCATATCAGGTGCTCTTTATATTATGGGTTTTAAAACTAGATCAAATGAAATCTTAAACAAATTTAGATGGGGCCATACATTTATGGACCTGAATTCAGAGATTTTGGAAGATTATTCAAAAGCCTTAGACGACGATGAGATTAAAGTAATTGAAAAAGAATATTTTCCAAATTATTTCATATGA
- a CDS encoding NOL1/NOP2/sun family putative RNA methylase, giving the protein MSDEDDLCYCPVLFPSNELSKKLSLKYGYKEWMISRFLNYVPNPEELLEYIDNRENLHTYIRTNTLKISTKALKERLLAKGFILNDTMLDEVFEVVNLPTYNSASRSAAEKLSSKMDEDTTTLRDSFSYSPKDNNKDQKSKLPSIGSTIEYLRGYYYIQDLSSCVAVDALEIPYSDRTVVLDMAAAPGGKTTHIAQKLNNKGLIVACESKSERLPSLVFNLSRCFVKNTAVFNMRAEEIQTLGIKFDRVLLDAPCTCEGIIQRDMSRKKSRTLRDLEICSELQKKMIIAGFDALKPNGLMVYSTCSFAPEENEMVIQHLINNFKDAQIEPIGLGSDGLTRFNKFEFIGGMNQTKRLYPHFHNTNGFFIAKIRKESKFSAAV; this is encoded by the coding sequence ATGTCCGATGAAGATGACCTATGCTACTGTCCGGTACTTTTCCCGAGTAATGAATTGTCCAAAAAATTATCTCTAAAATATGGATATAAAGAATGGATGATATCTCGGTTTCTAAATTATGTGCCTAATCCTGAGGAACTTTTAGAATATATTGATAACAGAGAAAACCTGCATACCTATATAAGAACAAATACATTAAAGATCAGTACCAAGGCTCTAAAAGAAAGATTACTTGCAAAAGGATTTATTTTAAATGATACCATGTTAGATGAAGTATTTGAAGTAGTAAATCTACCTACTTACAATTCGGCATCTAGATCTGCGGCGGAAAAATTAAGTTCTAAAATGGATGAGGATACAACAACACTTCGGGATTCCTTTTCTTATTCTCCTAAAGATAACAATAAGGACCAAAAATCCAAGTTGCCAAGTATAGGTTCGACAATTGAATATTTGAGGGGGTATTACTATATTCAGGATTTGAGCTCATGTGTAGCCGTAGACGCACTGGAGATCCCATATTCAGACAGAACGGTTGTACTTGATATGGCTGCCGCACCTGGTGGAAAAACTACACATATTGCTCAAAAATTAAACAATAAAGGTCTGATAGTTGCCTGTGAATCAAAGTCCGAGAGACTTCCATCTCTAGTCTTTAATTTGTCTAGGTGTTTTGTAAAAAATACTGCTGTTTTTAACATGAGAGCAGAAGAAATTCAAACTTTGGGAATAAAATTTGATAGAGTGCTTCTCGACGCTCCATGTACATGCGAAGGGATTATTCAGAGAGATATGTCTAGAAAAAAAAGTAGAACGTTGAGGGATTTAGAAATTTGTAGTGAATTACAGAAAAAAATGATAATAGCAGGATTTGATGCTCTCAAGCCAAACGGGCTGATGGTGTATAGCACATGTTCATTCGCTCCAGAAGAAAATGAGATGGTAATTCAACATTTGATTAATAATTTCAAGGATGCCCAAATTGAGCCAATTGGATTAGGGTCAGATGGGCTGACAAGATTTAATAAATTTGAATTCATAGGGGGGATGAATCAAACTAAAAGATTATATCCACACTTTCATAATACCAATGGGTTTTTTATAGCAAAAATAAGAAAGGAGTCTAAATTCAGTGCAGCGGTATAG